The window CCTCTCCAGCAACACACAGCTGTTGAATCTCTCCTACTACGCCAGGTTCATTGGGAAGTGTGGGTAGGACATGGTTCTTACCCTTCAGTCTTGTTGGAAAGATGACTCATAATCTTATGAAAGGTAAATAACAACATGTTATTACATCAGACCTCAGGGACCTCTCTGTCCTTGGCCAGGATTTCACAAGTGCCTAGTACAGTGGAAAACTCCAACTGGCATGTGAGTAAATAGAAAAAGGGATCTTCTGATCTTTTAGGGACATGTTGGGGGCATTTAATTCTTTCTAGTTGAAATTTTTCTCTAGTAGCAAATGGTATGGCCgaaattttgctttttacttcctGTAGTGGCTTTTCCTATGAACACTAAATGTCAGGAGTTCTGTGGAAGCCTGCCTGGCTCCATCAATAATAACGCCCTTACAAGGAAAGTCAAAACTGCAACATCTGCCGTTAAAgggttttttactctcctctaaACCCTCTTCTGCAGACAGCAGACACATCCCAGTCTGGGACTCTGGAGGGAGAAGAATTTGTAGAGTTCTATAAGTCATTGACTCAGCGTCCAGAAGTGCAGGAACTGTTTGAAAAGTTTTCATCTGATGGGCAGAAACTGACCCTGTTGGAATTTGTGGATTTCCTCCAAGAGGAGCAGAAGGAAGGAGAACGGGCTTCTGACCTTGCTCTGGAACTCATCGACCGCTATGAGCCTTCAGAAAGTGGTAAGAGGACTAGGGTGGTGAGGCAACACACATGGGGGCCAGATGAGGGACCAAGAGACAACTAGCCTTCTGCCTAACTAAGGGAAAATTCAGTCCCCCAGACCCCCTTCCCAATCATCTTCATCTCATTCAATCACTCCTCCAGAAGGAGAAAGCCATTTCCTGCCCACATAAGACAGGAGTCTCCTCTGTAGTGCTGTATCTCTTAGGAGGAAGAACATTCCGTAAGTCCCCTTTCCTCTACCACGCTCATATTTCTCATCCTTCACTTTCACACTGTTCTTCCTGATATCAACCTTTGTCCCAGTGGAAACATAAAATCCTGCTCCTCTTACTTTTGGCTTCTTCTCTAGGGCATGTGATTCCTTTCCCTTTAGTTCCCTTCATGGTTCCTGTTTGCTGTCTCTTTAAGTGCTGGCTCTCTGCCGTTTCCTGGACTTTCTCCAAGTTCCCCAGGTGGTTTTTGAGTCCTAAGTCCCTGAGCTGAGCACCTAGTCAGCCCCTGGCTGAGGCGGATGATGAGGTAGACAATCATTTGGCTCTTAACAAGCAGTTAAAATATGCCCTCTCTGCCCTCAAACCTTCTCCTTGCCCCTTTAGTAGACACCTTCCTGCCCTTCATTCCTTGCAGAGCATGAAAAACTtacattattaataaaaagagggcttccctgatagctcagttggtaaagaatccgcctgcaatgcaggagaccccagtttgattcctgggttgggaagatctgccggagaaaggataggctatccagtccaatattcttgggcttcccttgtggctcagctggtaaagaatccgcctgcaatgcaggagaccccagtttgattcctgggttgggaagatctgccggagaaaggataggctatccagtccaatattcttgggcttcccttgtggctcagctggtaaagaatcctcctgcaatgcaggagaccccagtttgattcctgggttgggaagatctgccggagaaaggataggctatccagtccaatattcttgggcttcccttgtggctcagctggtaaagaatccgcctgcaatgcgggagacttaggttcaatccctgggttgggaagatcccctggagaaggcaaaggctacccactccagtattctggcctggagaattacatggactatatatatagtccatggggtcgcaaagagtctgacacaactgagcaacttccactttacTTCACTTTATAGCTCTTACATTATTtagtcctttgtgtgtgtgtgtgtgtgagtgtgtgagtgtgttagacgctcagttgtgtccaactctttgcgaacccatggactatagcccaccaggctcctctgtccatgggatttcccaggcaagaatacaggagtgggtaggtattcccttctccaagggatcttcccaactcagggataaaaccccaggtctcctgcactgcaggcagattctttaccatctgagccaccagggaagcccttagtactcactgctgctactgctgctgctaagttgcttcagtcgtgtccgactctgtgagaccccatagacggcagcccaccaggctccgccgtccctgggattctccaggcaagaacaccggagtgggtttaGTACTCACTACATCCTTGTAAATCAAAAGCAATAATCTTTATTGGGCCTTTGCTAAGCATCCCATAATGTGCTGATGATATCTCTACATGCCTTTTCTAATCCTTCCAACAACCCATGGAAGTAGATTTCTATTATCAACTCAGTtgtacagaagaggaaaactgagattcagaaaaaTTAAGTGACTTGCTTAAAGTCAACAGTTAATGAAATGAGGAATTGTAATTCAAAGCCAGATCATTGACTCTTACCTGGTGCCTCTCTTGAGAATGAGAATAAGACATGAGAGGAATGTGAGCTGGACAGGTGACCCAGGTTTCTTAGGTCTCAATTCCCATTCcctttcattcattgattcattcactcGCTACTTCAGCAAATGCTCACTGAGTACCTGTAATGTGCCAGGACCAATGATAGGCAACAGAGATACAGTAGTAGGTCAGACAAGGACACTACCCTCATGGACCGTGGAGCCAAAGTGTTGGAATCACTGATTCCAGATTTATGTGGGTGCTTAGAGAAGAAAGGGGCTGTGAAGCAATCTTTTCAGAAAACTAAACAGAAGAGGAAGTTGAAGGGTTAAGACAGGATCCTCTGTTTCCAATGAAGAATCCAGCATACATCATTACATTTAttctgcctgtgtgcatgctcagtcactcagttgtgtccaactctttgtagcccatggactgtagcccaacaggctcctttgtccatggaattttccaggcaagaatactggagtaggttgtcatttcttactccaggggaccttcccaacccagggactggatCCTTGTctcttgggtttcctgcactggcaggcagattctttaccactgagccacctgggaagccccacatttaTTCTATCCACCCTTTTTGGAgttctttcccttttcacttgatTATCAGATACAACAACACTGTGGCTGCAAAGTGTGGTATCAGTCAGGAGACAGAGGCTCAAGTCCCCACTCTGCTTCTTAGAGTACTGAGTTGCTTAACCTATCAgaggctcagttttctcatttgtaaaataactggtgatcaaatgaaataaagcacatgaaaagtACCTGGTAGCTATGGACTTTAGCAATTTGCAATTTGAGTTATTACAGTCAAGAATGAAACTTTGTGGgatttctctggcagtccagtggttaagactttgagcttccactgaagggggcatggatttgatccctgatcgggaaaCTAGCACCCTGCATGCCTcaagtccggagaaggcaatggcaccccactccagtactcttgcttggaaaatcccatggacggaggagcctgataggctgcagcccatggggttgctaagagtcagacacgactgagcgacctcactttcacttttcactttcatgcattggagaaggaaatggcaacccactccagtgttcttgcctggagaatcccagggacgggggagcctggcgggctgccgtctatggggtcacacagagtcggacacgactgaagcgacttagcagcagcagcagcatgcctcaAGTCATGgccaaaatatagaaataatgaaACTTTGCGCCCAACTTCTTGCCATTTCCACCATTGCCAGGCCTTGTCACACCTGGAATGAGGAAGCTAGGCATGAGAGTCAAGCTGTTCTGCCTCCCCTGTAGCAAAGTTATCCTCAGTGAGACTTCACAGTCCAACAGTGTAGAGCAGACTCTGACATCTGActccctgggttcaaattccagctccttCACTTATTAGTTATTAGTTATGTGACATAATATTATACAGGAGGCGGTGACCagaaccatcccaaagaaaaagatgtgcaagaaggcaaagttgttgtctgaggaggctttacaaatagctgagaaaagaagagaagcaaaaggcaagggagaaagggaaagatacccaactgaatgcagagtttcagagaatagcaagaagagagatGAAAACCTTAAGagaacagtgcaaagaagtagaggaaaacaacagaataagaaAGATTAGAGACCTCTTTAAGAAAagtggagatatcaagggaacatttcatgcaagaatgggcacaataaaggacagaaacagtgaagacctaacagaagcagaggagattaagaagaggtggcaagaatacacacaagaactgtacaaaaggtCTTAGTGATCTCGATTTCCACGATGGTGTGGTCCCTCACCTAGAACAAGACatcctggagagtgaagtcaggtggaccttaggaagcattactatgaataaagatagtggaggtgatggaattccagctgagctatttaaaatcacaaaagatgatgctgttaaagtgctgcactcaatatatcagcaaatttggaaaactcagcagtggccataggactggaaaaggtcagttttcattccaatcccaaagaagggcaaagccaaagaatgttcaaactaccacacaattgccatCATTTCACATGTAGCAAGTTttaaatgctcaaaatccttcaaactaggcttcagtagtacacgaactgagaacttccagatatacaagctgggtttaaaaaaggcagaggaaccagagatcaaattgctcacattctttggatcatagaaaaagcagtaagggaattccagaaaaacatctacttctgcttcatttattatgccaaagtctttgactgtgtggatcacaataaactgtagaaaattcttcaagagatgggaataccagaccaccttacctgtctcctaagaaacctgtatgcaggacaaggagcaacagttagaaatgtacATGGAACAAGGATTGCTTcagaattgggaaaagagtatgtcaaggctgtatgttgtcatcctgcttatttaccttatatgcagagtatcttATGTGAAATGcgaggcatctggtcccatcactttgtgcaaatagaggaggaaaagtggaaacaacgacagattttatttccttaggctccaaaatcactgcaaacagtgactgtgtgcatgctaagtcacttcggtcatgtatgattctgtgcaaccctagggactgtagcctgccaggctcctctgtgcatggaactctccaggcaagaatactggagagggttgccatttccttctccaggggatcatcttgacccagggatcaaaccagggtttcttatgtctcctacagtggcaggcaggatctttaccactagcgccacctgacagtgactgcagccatgaaattaaaagactcttgctccttggaaggaaagctgtgacaaacctagacagcatattaaagagcagagacatcactttgctgacaaaggtctgtatcgtcaaacctatggtttttccagcagtcctGTACAgctgtgacagttggaccataaagaaggccgaatGCCTTGAAATcgatgcttttgagttgtagtgctggagaagcctcttgagagtcccttggacagcaagaagatctaaccagtcaatcctaaaggaaatcaaccctgaatatttactgaaaggactgatgctgaaatttcaatactttgaccacctgacatgaagagccgactcattagaaaagaccctgatgctgggaaagattaaaggcaggaggagaaggggatgacaggagatgagatggttgactggcatcactgactcaatggacatgagtttgagcaaactctggcggacagtgaaggacagggaagcctggcatgctgcagggctgcaaagagtcagacatgactgagcgactgaacaaccaccacagaTGTGACCCTGGGTATGTTACCTAACCTCTCAGGGCAGATTATATTATATCCACCTGATTGTGTTGGTGAGAGCATTAAGGGAGATGCTGCATGTTATGTCCTTGGCAATGCTCAAGAAACCCTCAGGCCATAGTAGGCAGTAGCTACACAGCCCAGGGCATAACACACAGGTACCTtggtcttggggcttcccaggtggtggtagagCTGAAGAACGTCTGTGCCAATataggaaatgtaagagatgtaggttcgatccctgggttgggaagatctcctggaggaggcatggcaaccctctccagtattcttgcctgaagaatctcgaggacagaggagcctggcaggctacagcccatagggtaacaaagagtcttCAGACGTGAAGCAACTTGGCATTCATGCATGCACCTTGGTCTTGTCACTAACAAGTCTTTGACTTtgatcctctctgagcctcgggtGCCCCATCTATGAAATTAGTCCTTTGGACTAAATACTGTGCTGTCCTTCATGGTAACCCTGAGCCCCAtgtgactatttaaatttaaattacagTCAGCTCTCTGTATGTACAGGTGCCACATCGCAGATACAGAGGGTCGACTGTACCATGAGATTCTGTGTAAGGCGCTTGAGCgtccatggattttggtatctgctaTGGGGAAggggccggagaaggcaatggcaccccactccagtactcttgcctggagaatcccagggacaggggagcctggtagcctgccatctctggggtcgcacagaatcggacatgactgaagcgacttagcagcagcagcagcatggggaaggggcggagaaggcaatggcaccccactccagtactcttgcctggaaaatcccatggacggaggagcctggtaggctgcagtccatggggttgctaagagtcagacatgactgaatgacttcactttaactttttactttcatgcattggagaaggaaatggcaacccactctagtgttcttgcctggagaatcccagggacgggggagcctggtgggctgctgtctatggggttgcacagagtcagacatgactgaagcgacttagcagcagcagcagcagcagcagcatggggaagGGGGAAGTCCTGGAGCCAATCTCCTGTGaatacaaaactgtaattcagttCCGCAGTCACACAGCaacatttcaaatgctcagtagctttatttatttaaaggttATCGTACTGGGCTGTGCAGACCAGAGAACACTTCCATCACTGTAGAAAGTTCTGTTGGGCAGCACTGGACTAGCATGATCTTAATAATTCCCTTTGTATCTTTATGGTTCTCTGAGGATGGGGATGCttgaaatgacaggctggataGGGCAATGgggtctggaggctgggagtggaCACCATTTGAAAGGCTGGGCCCTGGAGAGGGGTGGGGTGCTCTGAGCACTGCCGCTGAGAGCTTCTCACTCTAGCCACTCCACACCCCAGGAAAACTGCGGCATGTGCTGAGCATGGACGGCTTCCTCGGCTACCTCTGCTCAAAGGACGGAGACATCTTCAATCCAACCTGCCACCCCCtctaccaggacatgactcaacCCCTGAACCACTACTACATCAACTCCTCCCACAACACCTACCTGGTGGGGGACCAGCTTTGTGGCCAGAGCAGCGTGGAGGGATACATACGGTGCTGTGGGGCTGGGGGGTGAAGGGGTCCAGCTCATGAGATGGAAAGATCTGTGGGAAGTTGGAGAGGAATTGTTAGTTGACTGCAGGAATTGAAACGCTGTTGTGGGGGGATTTGAGCTGAGGATTCCTTGGTCCCTGAGAGACTTGGAGGAGATATTGAAGACTGGCAGGAGAGTGCTGTGGAAACCCTGCGGGTAAACACGGCTTCTCTTTCATAGGACATGAAATTACCTTGGCACCAGAGGTCCTGACAGATTTattttgaacaaatgaataaactcaATGTTAAATGGGAGGCAGTAGGGAAGAGGATTTAAAAACATAGGTTCTGGAGTCAGACCATTTGAGATAAACAACTAGCTCCCTCACTTGGTACTCTGAGGTCAAATACTTAACCTCTCGCTGTCTCAGCTTCCCTATCTGAGACACAGAGATGATTACTATTCTGTCTATTCTGTCTGGCTTGTTGTGAGGATTCAATAAGGTAATTTATGTGTCAATAGGTAATAAATGGTACCTGACTTTATTGTGATTAACCATGCAATAGATCAAATAGTCAAGGCATCTTTGTAATGCCAGCAGCTGAACTAGTCACTTCAAGTGCAACTTCCCTAGGAAGCCTAGCAAGGAAGTAAAATGTAAATTTACCAAGAGTTTGAATAACTCAGGTGTCATATAAAGATATACAAGCAGAATACCAGAAGGCAGTATGTGATGGCTCCCTAAGGGAGGATTGTTGAGTAGGGCCTGGTGGAGATCAGTGTGAGCTGCAGGTGTGTCCCAGCAGACAGACAGGGGTCCACGGAGATGTAAATTGACAGAGTCTTGATGTGTGAGTGCTGGTGAGCACTGTTCTCTCCAGAGAGGGAAGAGGGTCCCTATGTGAAAGATCACACCTTGACCCCTCCCGTCCCTGGGGGGTGGGGTTCTTGCAGGGCCCTGAAGCGGGGGTGCCGCTGTGTGGAGGTGGATATATGGGATGGACCAAGCGGGGAACCTATTGTTTACCACGGACACACCCTGACCTCCCGCATCCCATTCAAAGATGTTGTGGCCGCTATAGGACAGTATGCCTTCCAGGTGGGAGCCTCAGGATGGAAATACTGGTGATTAGCAAGAGGATCTGAAGGAAGAGACTCTGGgtctggggttggggagggatgcAGGGGAAagtaaaagtattagtcactcagttgtatccaactctttgtgaccctatgcactgtagcccaacaggctcctttatccatagaattctccaggcaagaacactggagtgggtatccattccctttgccaggggatcttcccgacctaggtgATGTCAAATGACATATACGTAAAAGAGATTTTAATTGTGAAGCATCAGGCAAACATTAAGGGATTATTATGAATAAGTGTTGGATGTGTTACTAGTTAAGTAGTCATAGAAGTAATTGCTAACTGTAATGATTACTTCTAAAAACTTCTGTCACCCACCTGGGAGATGGCggaggaggaaacagacaaaCTGGTGGGTAGAGCTGGGAGGCAATAGCTATCTGGGGATGAAAGTCTGAAAGTGTAATGTGAACATGTCAGGGGCACTGGCCTGGCTTTCCCACTCTAAGCCTGAAAACTCAAAGGTCCCATAAGGACCTGAGTCAGACCTGGCACAGATCTGAGATTTGGGGTCCCAAGAGTGACTTTTAGATGTGGGGTGCCTAGACCcaggcagatctcctggaggcctggcatggagtCAGAGGACTTTTGGCAATCAGGGTACTCAGTTGAGTAATTggcagggggtgggtggtggggtggtgggtgggggtggaacTGGAGAAGCAAGAGGGTTATAGGCCTCAGAACTTTGGCTCCAGCATGCCTTCCCCTCCTGACCAGACGTCAGACTATCCAGTCATCTTGTCGCTGGAGAACCACTGCAGCTGGGAGCAGCAGGAGATCATCGTGCGCCATCTGACGGAGATCCTGGGGGATCAGCTACTGATGACAGCCTTGGATGGGCAGCCTCCCACTCAGCTGCCCTCCCCCGAGGTAGGGACCCTGCCCTTCCAGCCCAGGCTTCCCTACCGGCCTTGGCTTTTCCTTCCAGGCCCATCTGTTCCCTTCTTCTCACCCTCAGATGGACCATCTTGCTCTTTAATATTCTCAGAgacaactttaatttttaaaaaattgaattcagGGTGTTCCAATGTGGCCTAGTGGTTATGATtccaagctttcactgccaatccctgctccaggaactgagatcctgcaagccgagtggcatggccaaaagaaataaaaagaaatctaattcAACATAAAATTCCAGATATAGCTTTCTAAATTTAAAACCATTTGtttactttatatttcttttttcaatggaagatcttttttttttcctgatagttcattattataGGCTCTATAAATATAAAGGGAGAGTCCCCCACCATAATCTCAACCTCTCCAATAACAGCTGCCAACATTATAGATTTTTTACACActtatatagacatatatatgtatatatggttacatttttaaaaaatgtgaatggGATCATCCTTTCTATCCCTTTTATAtatatcacaaatattttttcatatatattttcttttttaacagttCTATAGTATTGTACTTTATGTTACTGACCATAATTTACTCAACCAGTAGGTGGTAAAAATAACCAGTAAATGGTAAAAATTTAGgttgtttataatttttcatttgtacatAGAGCTTTGCTCATTTACTCTTTCTTTGAAATGGATTCCTAGGAAAAAAATTGCTGGGTTGAAAACTGCATGTTGACATTTTCGGTTATTATTGTCAAGTTGCCCTCGTGGTAGGGGGGCAGGgtgcagaaaaaaaacaaatttcactCCAACTGAACAGTGTAAGGTAATGACTACAAACAATTCCAGTAGTGAGATGATTCGTAATGgcaaacatgaaaaaaaagtttttaaaaaacaaaggtctgttttattctttcaaattaaCTGATATTATTTACAAACTTTTTATATTAGAGtttataatttttcttgatatataactttaaaaaatgttaaagatattaatgctttaaaaatacttttttgcaGTCTATTGGGGCAGAGGGTGGCCACTCTGTGCGACTTGGATGACCTAGTTcataaccagggactgaacccaggacaCAGccgtgtggagtcctaaccactggactgccaggaaactcCCCTTGcagtctattttttctttttgtcttcataGCCTCTTCTGCTCTACGGGTTTTTAACCTTTATGTAGTCACCTCTGCCAATCATTTTTTATGTCTTCTGAGTTTTCAAAGGCTTTCCTACCTTGAGGCTTTTCAGAAAGAGTCTCTATCTTCCTCTAATACTCTAATGTTTTTTACATGTAAATCTTCAATCTATGAGGAATCTTTATGTCTCAAATGTGAGGTAGGGGTTCGCATGTATTTTTTACCTTAGAGATGTTACAGGTTGGCTTAACCATAAGAAATCCCTGCTGTATGTATCAAGTAGCCTTCCTGTGGGAACTTCCGACCACTTACTTGCTTCCTTTGCCTTTGAGGTGGTCCTGTGAGAGCTGCATAGGAGCTACACGACCCACAGGAGGGGCCCAGAGCAGACAGGTAGACAGGCCCCTCTGTTTTCATCCCCTAGGACCTTCGGGGGAAGATCCTTGTGAAGGGGAAGAAGCTAATGcttgaggaagaggaggaagagccaGAGGCTGAATTGGAAGCGGAGCAGGAGGCTAAGCTGGACTTGGAGGCCCAGCTGGAGTCTGAGCCCCAGGAGCTGAGCCCTCGCAGTGAGGACAAAAAGAAGGTAGGCCAGAAGGGTGGTCTTTCTGCTCTGGTGTTTGATTAGTCAGTACTACAAGCTGAGACCCCATGTGTGAAGAGACTGGAGCCAGGCAGGGTGGAGAACCAAGGAGCAAAATGCTCCTTGCCTCCAATGACAAGAGGCATGAGAAGCCATACACAGCATCACCATATAGATTGCCATATACAGACATATGGCAGTGGCTTTCCAACTTCTTTGTTCtgtgagatctttttttttttttttttaatgaaattctaTATGGAAGCTCAGGACACAAAATAGATATATGCAGAGTCATTCTGGTTGAAGTACTTCTTTGGCTCTCTCCTGGGTCTCCCAGGTGACTTCTGAGACATCTTTGTACTACTTCCCAGTCTCTTTAAATGATACTTCAAAAACCActgatgtgtgcgtgtgtgttgttATATTAGGTAAGTAGGGCTTACTAGAGTGACTGCTATGACCTCAACTAAAGTGAGTTTATTGCTAGAAAGTTTCTTGGAAAAGGTGAGTCTAAAAAGGGACCAAAAATAGCCAAAGAGGAGGAGCATGGAAGGTTGGGGAAGGCCTGCCAACGGTGGGACCGCCAAGATCTTGCTTTGAAGTCTGCATTTCTCTCTCTTATGCACTTGCTTGGCTCAGCTGAATGACTTCTAGCTTATTATCCTGTTCTCTCTGGAGCTGTGTTGTCTCACCTGCTGCCATGCCCAGGGATGGAAATGGGAATTCAGAAAAATCTATAGATGTTACTCTGGGACTCTGACATCCTTCCAGGTGTGAGTTCCATGACCATTTGCATAACTTGATGTATCTGGATTCATATACATtttgataaaaaattaatttgttttaaaagatgagaGGTAGTGAGGATGACATCTCTGTTTAGCAGTAATAAGTTAAAGACCTGTTACCTGCACAGTAACCCTTCAAGCCCAGAGGCTGAAACTGATCCCTTTAGTATACGCAGACTGCTTTTATTCCCATTCCCATCCTCAGGTTGTGATGTGCCCGCTGTTGTGTCGGCCTTTGTGTTGTCAGATTATGGCCCAGGCTCCTATTTCCAAGCCTGGGCTTCTTCTCTTTCCCAAGCAggtgaggcaggagggaggcagcGGGCAGAGCCTTAGGTTGGGTGGGGAAGTTCAGATCTTGGCCACTGGCTTCTTCCCTCTCGGATTGCTAATGGCTCAACTCTAtcatcctctctctccttttccagaAACCCAAGGCCATCTTGTGTCCAGCCCTCTCTGCCCTGGTTGTCTACTTGAAGGCTGTCACATTCTACAGCTTCACTCACTCGAGGGAGCACTACCACTTCTATGAAACATCATCTTTCTCTGAAACCAAGGCCAAGAGCCTCATCAAGGAGGCTGGTCAGGaccaagagggagggatggaaatGGGATGGGTAAAGTCAGGTCTGACGGGCAGGAGGATGAGTTCCAAGAAAGAGGATGAGGGAGCAGAGGGACGTTGAAGTTAAGGAACTCCCCAGACCAGGTATGGGGATAGGAGGTGAACAGTGGACTCAAGGCTCTAGGGGAAAGACAGCTGGGGGAGGTGGTCTGCATGGAGCAGAGACAGTCACAGCCTTAGGAGATGCTGGAGAGAAGAGTGAAGTAGGCGGGCGGGGGCCTTTGAGACCAAGGAAGTAGGAGGGTCCACTCCACCC of the Bubalus kerabau isolate K-KA32 ecotype Philippines breed swamp buffalo chromosome 3, PCC_UOA_SB_1v2, whole genome shotgun sequence genome contains:
- the PLCD4 gene encoding 1-phosphatidylinositol 4,5-bisphosphate phosphodiesterase delta-4 isoform X5, whose protein sequence is MQGLQLLVGFVTNMDQQERLDQWLSDWFQRGDKNQDGRMSFGEVQRLLHLMNVEMDQEYAFQLFQTADTSQSGTLEGEEFVEFYKSLTQRPEVQELFEKFSSDGQKLTLLEFVDFLQEEQKEGERASDLALELIDRYEPSESGKLRHVLSMDGFLGYLCSKDGDIFNPTCHPLYQDMTQPLNHYYINSSHNTYLVGDQLCGQSSVEGYIRALKRGCRCVEVDIWDGPSGEPIVYHGHTLTSRIPFKDVVAAIGQYAFQTSDYPVILSLENHCSWEQQEIIVRHLTEILGDQLLMTALDGQPPTQLPSPEDLRGKILVKGKKLMLEEEEEEPEAELEAEQEAKLDLEAQLESEPQELSPRSEDKKKKPKAILCPALSALVVYLKAVTFYSFTHSREHYHFYETSSFSETKAKSLIKEAGDEFVQHNAWQLSRVYPSGLRTDSSNYNPQEFWNAGCQMVAMNMQTAGLEMDLCDGLFRQNAGCGYVLKPDFLRDAQSSFHPERPISPFKAQTLIIQVISGQQLPKVDNTKEQSIVDPLVRVEIFGVRPDTTRQETSYVENNGFNPYWGQTLCFRILVPELALLRFVVKDYDWKSRNDFIGQYTLPWSCMQQGYRHIHLLSKDGLSLHPASIFVHICTQEVSEEAES